The Nitrospira tepida genome includes a window with the following:
- a CDS encoding sulfite oxidase has translation MSMHRISRRRMLQLAASAALAAAVRPQDLLGPAWAEEAQTGDGGNPAGQDRLRTRVSRPYDAETQVSSFREWITPTKSFFVRSHFGPPPAESVDPARWRLTVAGLVDRPLILSLADVKQFEEVTITAVLQCSGNGRAFHHPRAPGVQWERGAVGNAQWTGVRLTDVLQRAGVQRAGVRHVQLEGADRPVSDKTPLFIRSIPLAKALHPDTLLVYRMNGEPLPLLHGGPLRLIAPGWMADACTKWLTALTVQEREAEGYYMQTAYRHPIQPVEPGAAVPHEQMRPVEAMVVKSLIVSPSEGASLPIGPVLVEGVAWTGEGRVARVEVSSDGGKTWHQARLLGEDMLYAWRRWDYRWEPTTGGTATLLSRATDSLGHVQPERSPWNPGGFLWNGWDRVTVTITT, from the coding sequence ATGTCGATGCATCGCATCTCGCGGCGGCGGATGTTGCAACTGGCCGCCTCCGCCGCCCTGGCCGCAGCCGTGCGGCCGCAAGATCTGCTCGGCCCGGCTTGGGCCGAGGAGGCGCAGACCGGAGACGGTGGAAATCCGGCAGGCCAAGACCGGCTTCGCACGAGGGTGAGTCGGCCGTACGACGCGGAAACCCAGGTCTCCTCCTTCCGGGAATGGATCACGCCCACGAAGTCTTTCTTCGTCCGCAGCCATTTTGGTCCGCCTCCTGCCGAGTCGGTGGATCCGGCACGTTGGCGCTTGACCGTGGCTGGTCTCGTCGATCGACCGCTGATTCTGAGCCTGGCCGATGTGAAACAGTTCGAAGAGGTCACGATCACGGCGGTGCTGCAATGCAGCGGCAACGGGCGGGCCTTCCATCACCCGCGCGCCCCCGGAGTCCAGTGGGAACGGGGAGCAGTCGGAAACGCGCAATGGACCGGCGTGCGCCTCACCGATGTGCTGCAACGGGCGGGCGTGCAACGGGCAGGCGTCCGGCATGTGCAGTTGGAAGGGGCCGACCGGCCGGTGTCCGATAAGACGCCGCTCTTCATCCGGAGCATCCCCTTGGCGAAAGCCCTGCATCCGGACACGTTGCTGGTGTACCGCATGAACGGGGAGCCATTGCCGTTGCTGCACGGGGGTCCGTTGCGGTTAATTGCGCCAGGCTGGATGGCCGATGCCTGTACCAAGTGGCTCACCGCGCTGACGGTTCAGGAGCGGGAGGCGGAGGGCTATTACATGCAAACGGCCTATCGACACCCGATCCAGCCGGTCGAGCCGGGGGCCGCGGTGCCGCACGAGCAGATGCGCCCGGTTGAAGCCATGGTGGTGAAATCCCTGATCGTGAGTCCATCGGAAGGTGCGTCGCTCCCAATCGGCCCGGTCCTCGTCGAGGGCGTGGCCTGGACCGGAGAAGGGCGCGTCGCGCGAGTAGAGGTTTCGTCGGACGGGGGCAAGACTTGGCACCAAGCCCGGCTGCTGGGTGAAGACATGCTCTATGCTTGGCGGCGCTGGGACTATCGCTGGGAACCGACAACCGGCGGGACCGCCACTCTTCTCTCTCGCGCGACCGATAGCCTGGGCCATGTACAGCCTGAACGGTCACCGTGGAATCCTGGAGGGTTTTTGTGGAACGGATGGGATCGGGTCACGGTGACCATCACAACCTAG
- a CDS encoding CBS domain-containing protein → MPTEIRPGVPVGGFKTVGQIHATNDLVINRKQNALAVAVELLTDHIPGAPVVDEKGEFIGFVSEFDILRALEAGKDLNKLTAEDVMAKDRIAVTDDTTIDQAVKLMEEKRLLNLPVKKDGKVAYSVTRHDLLRAWIGLGVSFE, encoded by the coding sequence ATGCCTACGGAAATCAGGCCAGGTGTGCCGGTCGGGGGATTCAAGACGGTGGGGCAGATCCATGCTACCAACGATTTGGTCATCAATCGCAAGCAGAACGCGCTCGCCGTCGCGGTGGAGCTGCTGACGGACCACATTCCCGGTGCGCCGGTGGTGGACGAGAAGGGTGAGTTCATCGGCTTCGTCAGCGAGTTTGACATCCTGCGGGCGCTGGAAGCCGGGAAGGACCTGAACAAGCTGACGGCCGAAGACGTGATGGCAAAGGATCGTATTGCCGTGACCGACGATACCACGATCGATCAGGCGGTGAAGCTCATGGAAGAAAAGCGCCTGCTCAATCTGCCGGTCAAGAAGGACGGCAAGGTCGCCTATTCAGTGACCAGACATGATCTCCTGCGGGCCTGGATCGGCCTCGGCGTGTCGTTTGAGTAG
- a CDS encoding c-type cytochrome, translating into MKKHRMVVLGVVLMVFTGSWLLAQEVRGNPKNGQAVYEKHCLRCHGASGDGLGPDATDLVVPPANFQSAKSRAKTDFELLIAISNGVLFSPMHGWRGRLNDTEMMDVIAYIRTFAPFLSISQTGPVASDAPTVDDRRG; encoded by the coding sequence ATGAAGAAACACCGCATGGTCGTCCTCGGAGTCGTGCTCATGGTCTTCACCGGTTCCTGGCTGCTGGCGCAGGAGGTACGGGGCAATCCAAAGAACGGGCAGGCCGTGTACGAAAAACATTGTCTTCGCTGCCACGGGGCTTCGGGAGATGGCCTTGGGCCGGACGCGACCGATCTGGTCGTGCCGCCTGCCAATTTTCAGTCGGCCAAGTCCAGGGCCAAGACCGACTTCGAGCTGCTCATCGCGATTTCCAACGGCGTGCTGTTCAGTCCGATGCATGGATGGAGGGGGCGTTTGAACGACACCGAGATGATGGATGTCATTGCGTATATCAGGACGTTTGCGCCGTTTCTGTCCATCTCTCAGACCGGTCCAGTGGCCTCGGACGCTCCGACCGTTGACGACCGCCGTGGATAG
- a CDS encoding c-type cytochrome, which yields MWVAIGALFIGCLLVLSTWLRAGLAQAPSIATAGMRQAEGLLIARCAVCHSTDLIVQQRLARPAWEATVAKMRHWGAELSEEEAGLLVEYLAGRYHATAPDHLPDEQHEAIPFRFEEDGQMMAEHLPGNAKRGAGLFAVNCQACHGAKAAGGAGPKLAGNPILGEDERFWDTVVHGRGAMPAWGTALKPQEIADIQAWLRALD from the coding sequence GTGTGGGTCGCGATCGGCGCCCTGTTCATCGGATGCCTGCTCGTCCTGTCCACGTGGCTGAGGGCCGGTCTTGCGCAGGCCCCTTCCATCGCGACGGCGGGGATGCGCCAGGCCGAAGGACTCCTCATCGCTCGCTGCGCCGTCTGCCATAGCACGGATCTGATCGTCCAGCAGCGCCTCGCTCGCCCGGCTTGGGAAGCGACCGTCGCCAAGATGCGGCATTGGGGCGCGGAGCTGTCGGAAGAGGAGGCAGGACTGCTCGTGGAGTATTTAGCAGGCCGCTACCATGCGACCGCCCCTGATCATCTGCCGGATGAACAGCACGAGGCGATTCCCTTTCGATTCGAAGAGGACGGTCAGATGATGGCCGAACACCTGCCCGGCAACGCCAAGCGAGGGGCGGGCCTGTTTGCGGTCAATTGCCAAGCCTGCCACGGCGCCAAGGCCGCCGGCGGCGCAGGTCCCAAGCTTGCCGGCAATCCGATTCTAGGCGAGGACGAGCGGTTTTGGGACACAGTGGTGCACGGGCGCGGCGCGATGCCGGCTTGGGGCACGGCGCTCAAGCCTCAGGAGATCGCCGATATCCAGGCCTGGCTCCGCGCATTGGATTGA
- a CDS encoding c-type cytochrome: protein MKKGLWLAIGLTACMALPIVAAEGQGMRGIEGMMGPRVPADKLAEARALTSPLPDSAEAVERGKALYEGKGTCFTCHGLSGRGDGPAGATLNPPPRNFHHRGFWRHRSEGEIFWVIKNGSPGTGMIPFGGALTDEEIWSLIQYERTFSGGHGPRRGGGQPEGMGHRGARGSMGSDAGQETAAPGGECCPP, encoded by the coding sequence ATGAAGAAGGGCCTGTGGCTTGCAATCGGATTGACCGCCTGCATGGCCCTGCCGATTGTGGCCGCGGAAGGGCAGGGAATGCGAGGGATAGAAGGCATGATGGGCCCGCGTGTGCCGGCGGACAAGCTCGCTGAGGCTCGCGCGCTTACGAGCCCGCTTCCCGACTCGGCCGAGGCGGTCGAGAGGGGCAAGGCTCTGTATGAGGGCAAGGGCACTTGCTTCACCTGTCATGGACTGTCCGGGCGGGGAGATGGTCCGGCAGGGGCGACGCTCAATCCGCCTCCGCGCAATTTCCATCATCGGGGGTTCTGGCGGCACCGCAGCGAGGGGGAGATCTTCTGGGTCATTAAGAACGGATCGCCCGGCACCGGCATGATTCCGTTCGGTGGTGCGCTGACCGACGAGGAGATCTGGAGCCTCATTCAGTATGAACGAACGTTTTCCGGCGGCCACGGGCCGCGCCGTGGCGGAGGTCAGCCGGAGGGGATGGGCCACAGAGGGGCGCGCGGAAGCATGGGATCGGATGCCGGACAGGAAACCGCCGCTCCGGGCGGTGAATGTTGCCCGCCGTGA
- a CDS encoding hemerythrin domain-containing protein yields the protein MTEQTIVSVFQHDHQELDRALEQYRSLKQTHVQAAKDSFKRVLTGLKRHIIWEEELLFPLWERKSGMTGGGPTQVMRLEHRRIADLLHAIHEKVQAGNIGTEEEERQLVELLASHNMKEERILYPAIDQIMSMEERADIFQAMKDLPEERYHACCEGA from the coding sequence ATGACCGAACAGACCATCGTGTCTGTGTTTCAGCACGACCATCAGGAACTCGACCGGGCGCTGGAACAGTATCGCAGCCTGAAGCAGACACATGTTCAGGCGGCTAAGGACTCGTTCAAACGGGTTCTGACCGGCCTTAAGCGGCATATCATCTGGGAAGAGGAGCTGTTGTTTCCCCTGTGGGAACGGAAGAGCGGCATGACGGGCGGAGGCCCGACGCAAGTCATGCGGCTGGAGCATCGGCGGATCGCAGACCTGTTGCACGCCATTCACGAGAAGGTCCAGGCGGGCAATATCGGCACGGAGGAGGAAGAGCGTCAACTGGTCGAGCTGTTGGCCTCGCACAATATGAAAGAAGAGCGGATTCTTTATCCGGCCATCGATCAGATCATGAGCATGGAGGAGCGGGCCGACATCTTCCAGGCGATGAAGGATCTGCCGGAAGAGCGCTATCACGCCTGTTGCGAGGGAGCCTGA
- a CDS encoding OsmC family protein — protein sequence MNLTVSYRGGTKFHIHSNAHMVVTDQPREDGGTDAGMSPVELFIGSLAGCIAYFVARYCARHNIESEGLVLDVEYEMAEQPHRVGKVAVRIHVPASMNPSQEERLLRVAHACTVHQSLVVPPRVDISLVAKDRTAA from the coding sequence ATGAATCTCACGGTCAGCTATCGCGGAGGCACGAAGTTCCATATTCACAGCAATGCGCACATGGTCGTGACCGACCAGCCGCGGGAAGACGGCGGCACGGACGCGGGGATGAGCCCGGTGGAGCTGTTCATCGGCTCGCTTGCAGGCTGTATCGCCTATTTCGTCGCGCGGTATTGCGCTCGTCACAATATTGAGTCCGAAGGGCTGGTGTTGGACGTGGAATATGAGATGGCCGAACAGCCGCATCGGGTCGGGAAAGTGGCGGTGCGAATCCATGTGCCGGCCTCGATGAATCCTTCGCAAGAAGAACGACTCTTACGAGTGGCCCATGCCTGTACGGTGCACCAATCTCTGGTGGTTCCGCCCAGGGTGGACATCAGTCTGGTCGCGAAAGACCGCACGGCAGCGTGA
- a CDS encoding DsrE family protein, whose protein sequence is MATFIVSGSRGTDDPTMATLPFMAAKTAKEQGHDVILWLWNEAVTLGRKGTADHVTGVNLTPVKDLLAAIQAADVPIWVCGACAVARQIGPGDLVSGATIKGMPDYIRAVAERDRSVAF, encoded by the coding sequence ATGGCGACGTTCATTGTTTCCGGCAGCCGCGGCACCGACGATCCTACGATGGCGACCCTGCCCTTCATGGCGGCCAAAACCGCAAAGGAGCAGGGACACGACGTGATCCTCTGGCTCTGGAATGAAGCGGTTACGCTCGGTCGCAAGGGCACAGCCGATCACGTGACTGGGGTGAATCTGACGCCCGTAAAGGATCTCCTGGCCGCGATTCAAGCGGCCGACGTGCCGATCTGGGTCTGCGGCGCCTGTGCGGTGGCTAGGCAGATCGGACCGGGAGACTTGGTCTCCGGCGCCACGATCAAGGGCATGCCGGACTATATTAGGGCCGTGGCCGAGCGCGACCGCAGCGTCGCCTTCTGA
- a CDS encoding cytochrome c3 family protein, translating into MRYVPLPGSVMPSVFIGTLLFLAWLGWESYRAPETWWAPGDLSRAHVDVGSCLHCHQPFKGAVSRNCVACHGETQFFRTASPEVATAHAEVLRRKGTCLACHTEHRGVLAPITIGALHNPHGEFIFRATGARTCGVCHIISPEGGQPSLRDNQPVRQLLEQGKGAHRRRRMADCLRCHAGGVTEVGQDGNDR; encoded by the coding sequence ATGCGCTATGTGCCGTTGCCGGGCTCGGTGATGCCGAGCGTCTTCATCGGGACCCTCTTGTTCCTGGCCTGGCTTGGATGGGAGTCCTACCGCGCCCCGGAAACCTGGTGGGCGCCCGGGGACCTGAGCCGGGCTCACGTGGATGTCGGGTCCTGTCTCCATTGCCACCAGCCATTCAAGGGCGCGGTGAGCCGAAACTGTGTCGCCTGCCACGGCGAGACGCAATTTTTCAGGACTGCGTCACCGGAGGTGGCTACGGCCCATGCGGAGGTCCTGCGTCGGAAGGGAACCTGCCTCGCCTGTCACACCGAGCATCGGGGCGTGCTGGCTCCCATCACGATCGGCGCGCTGCACAATCCGCACGGCGAGTTCATTTTTCGCGCGACCGGCGCGCGGACCTGCGGCGTGTGCCATATCATCTCGCCGGAAGGAGGCCAGCCCAGCCTGCGGGACAATCAGCCGGTCCGGCAACTCCTGGAGCAAGGCAAAGGGGCGCATCGCCGTAGGCGGATGGCCGACTGCCTGAGGTGTCATGCAGGAGGCGTGACGGAAGTCGGGCAGGACGGGAATGATAGGTGA
- a CDS encoding c-type cytochrome — protein MDDVVPGRRRMRAWVIMGVAVLVIGLSLASRSLLADDRSRIESVLKTTCAGCHRLEGAPASRLEKKAPDLIGVGSKFKHEWLVGWLAGKEPPVYTSGYRWDQPEARQPHMALPQAEAEAMAEYLETNLTDPKIKPGAIDMATFSKQEAAFGEAIFKEHACIGCHQIQEGGKTVGGLQSTSLANAGRRLKADWIYRFNSNPPDYVPHSGEFVGDVSELGLRYVTGFIATRGWDDFPYYEPWTSEPFGHPNVDRGKVIYKEYCAQCHGAAGKGDGPAAPGLNPKPAVHANMAFDKLPTEYLYNVIYYGGRSVGKAATMPYWGLTIGQQGVADVIAYLRETFKGGEAVTQAPAGDGALGVCPQPRNTQKAPEQFLSMTNPVPASPQAVKAGKLLFQETAKPLACMNCHGGKGDGAGVMGMAFQPPPRNFTCGQTMKHLSDGQLFWVIKNGSPGTGMMAFGNLSDDEVWQLIHYIRSLAKP, from the coding sequence ATGGACGACGTAGTGCCCGGAAGACGGCGGATGCGCGCCTGGGTGATCATGGGCGTGGCGGTGCTCGTCATCGGATTAAGCCTGGCGTCGAGATCCTTGCTGGCGGACGACCGGTCCCGGATCGAGTCGGTGCTCAAGACCACCTGCGCTGGCTGCCATCGTCTGGAGGGAGCGCCGGCCTCCCGTCTGGAAAAAAAAGCGCCGGATCTCATCGGGGTCGGCAGCAAATTCAAACACGAGTGGCTGGTCGGGTGGCTGGCGGGAAAAGAGCCGCCGGTCTATACGTCCGGCTACCGGTGGGATCAACCGGAGGCTCGGCAACCGCACATGGCGTTGCCTCAGGCCGAGGCGGAGGCGATGGCGGAGTATCTTGAGACCAATTTGACGGACCCCAAGATCAAGCCCGGCGCCATCGACATGGCCACGTTCAGCAAGCAGGAGGCCGCCTTCGGCGAAGCCATTTTCAAAGAGCATGCCTGCATCGGCTGTCACCAGATTCAGGAGGGCGGCAAAACCGTCGGAGGGTTGCAAAGCACGTCGCTGGCGAACGCGGGGAGGCGGCTCAAGGCCGATTGGATCTACCGGTTCAACTCCAATCCTCCGGACTATGTGCCGCACAGCGGCGAATTTGTCGGCGACGTGAGCGAGTTGGGGCTGCGCTACGTCACGGGCTTCATCGCGACCAGAGGATGGGACGACTTTCCGTATTATGAACCCTGGACCAGCGAACCGTTCGGCCATCCCAATGTGGACCGCGGGAAAGTGATCTATAAGGAGTATTGCGCGCAATGTCACGGGGCCGCGGGAAAAGGCGACGGGCCGGCTGCGCCGGGGTTGAATCCGAAGCCGGCGGTTCATGCCAACATGGCGTTCGACAAGCTGCCGACGGAGTATCTGTACAACGTGATCTACTATGGAGGGCGGAGCGTGGGGAAAGCGGCGACGATGCCCTATTGGGGCCTCACCATCGGACAACAGGGCGTGGCCGATGTCATCGCCTACCTGCGTGAAACGTTCAAGGGCGGGGAAGCGGTCACGCAAGCGCCGGCGGGCGATGGCGCCTTGGGCGTCTGTCCGCAGCCACGCAACACGCAAAAAGCCCCGGAACAGTTTTTGTCGATGACGAACCCGGTGCCTGCCTCACCGCAGGCCGTGAAGGCCGGGAAGCTGCTGTTCCAGGAAACCGCGAAGCCGCTCGCCTGCATGAATTGCCACGGGGGAAAGGGGGACGGCGCGGGCGTCATGGGCATGGCCTTTCAGCCGCCGCCCAGGAACTTTACCTGCGGCCAGACGATGAAGCACCTTTCCGACGGGCAACTGTTCTGGGTGATCAAGAACGGATCGCCGGGGACCGGGATGATGGCCTTCGGTAACCTGTCGGATGACGAAGTGTGGCAGTTGATCCACTACATCCGTTCGCTGGCCAAACCCTGA
- a CDS encoding BrnT family toxin, which produces MDRTRFEWDPDKNAENQKKHGVSFERAQYAFADPRRVIAKDLTHSRSEDRFYCFGEVDGGILTVRFVYRASIVRIIGAGYWRKGKAIYEHENQIHR; this is translated from the coding sequence ATGGACAGGACACGGTTTGAGTGGGACCCGGACAAGAATGCCGAAAACCAGAAGAAGCATGGTGTCTCATTCGAACGCGCTCAGTATGCCTTTGCCGACCCTCGACGTGTGATCGCGAAGGATCTCACACATAGTCGGTCAGAAGATCGGTTCTACTGCTTTGGTGAAGTCGATGGCGGCATACTGACTGTGCGGTTCGTGTACAGAGCCTCGATTGTTCGGATCATCGGAGCCGGTTACTGGCGTAAAGGAAAGGCGATCTATGAGCACGAAAATCAAATACACCGATGA
- a CDS encoding potassium channel family protein translates to MIATAPQSSLLRHLVLSFLSVLAVIASGTAGYVAIEGWSAFDALYMTVTTVTTVGFREVHELSRAGRGFTVVLIISGVGTLFYVLSNLARLAIEGELRVLLGQYRVGGRMRALKNHYIICGGGQMGRRIGKELNSKALPFVVIEKNPEIAAQLQRDGMVAVAMEGDATRDEVLTQAGVQRAKGLVSVVNSDLENLYIVLTARGLNKDLYIVARAGDEGSERKLLRAGANRVSSPNISGGMEIAQALIRPAVLDFLELATQSEHLDLQIEEFAIEQGSPLDGKAPHDCGLNHDRGLIIVAVKRKSGHMEFNPGATVRLGEGDRLIVLGAPPSLKHLESILRLGSATGRVAESPLTYASEEGGS, encoded by the coding sequence ATGATCGCGACCGCGCCCCAATCGAGCCTTCTCCGGCACCTGGTCCTGTCGTTCCTGTCCGTGCTGGCCGTCATCGCGAGCGGGACGGCCGGCTATGTGGCGATCGAAGGCTGGTCGGCCTTCGACGCCCTCTACATGACCGTCACGACGGTGACGACGGTGGGATTCCGGGAGGTGCACGAATTATCCCGGGCCGGCCGCGGGTTCACCGTGGTGCTCATCATCAGCGGGGTCGGCACGTTGTTCTATGTGCTGAGCAACCTCGCGCGGCTGGCGATTGAAGGCGAACTTCGTGTCCTGCTGGGGCAATACCGAGTGGGAGGACGCATGCGGGCGTTGAAGAATCATTACATCATCTGCGGCGGGGGCCAGATGGGACGGCGCATCGGCAAGGAACTGAATTCCAAGGCGCTGCCCTTCGTGGTGATCGAAAAGAATCCGGAGATCGCCGCGCAATTGCAGCGGGACGGCATGGTGGCGGTGGCGATGGAAGGCGACGCGACGAGGGATGAGGTGCTGACGCAGGCCGGGGTCCAGCGCGCGAAGGGGCTGGTCTCCGTGGTCAATTCCGATCTCGAAAATCTCTATATCGTGTTGACGGCGCGAGGCCTGAACAAGGATCTGTACATCGTCGCGCGGGCCGGCGATGAAGGATCGGAGCGCAAGCTGCTACGGGCCGGAGCGAACCGGGTCTCGTCGCCCAATATCAGCGGCGGGATGGAGATCGCGCAGGCGCTCATCCGGCCGGCGGTGCTTGATTTTCTGGAATTGGCGACGCAAAGCGAACACCTCGATTTGCAGATCGAAGAGTTTGCCATCGAACAGGGTTCGCCGTTGGACGGCAAGGCTCCTCACGACTGCGGGCTCAACCATGATCGAGGGTTGATCATCGTCGCCGTGAAGCGGAAGTCCGGGCACATGGAGTTCAATCCCGGTGCGACGGTTCGTCTTGGCGAAGGCGATCGCTTGATCGTCCTCGGAGCGCCTCCCAGTCTGAAACATCTGGAATCCATATTGCGGCTCGGCTCTGCGACCGGCAGGGTCGCGGAATCACCACTGACCTATGCCAGCGAAGAAGGGGGATCATGA
- a CDS encoding outer membrane beta-barrel protein, whose product MMPTTSRWSAVGRLITLVLVLDAILPPMARAEWSLNAGQKVSYTTDAFQFSASRRLALSEDPTQPTIVPLEKPQDVVWEPMVEAVRTSSNRWGANELSMKAVGFIFTDKPIFNHGEYRIQGRQWLNDSTSLLFRYRYVPNLFLGPNFERRSGQRAIQEERVTSHRWRMEVEHRLTERWTATLIGRFGLRFYNDAFAERDTHFYAAGPQVSYRAASWATVALGYLYERGLAEGRDEPQFQDDVSYVLHLLSAGVEFRLLPKLTLSLMYLHLRKDFTSGIAGDPHVGRFDQTHQGWAELRYHLSSRAALTASFQRTQRTSTNIDRDFQDSIFSIGGLYQF is encoded by the coding sequence ATGATGCCAACGACAAGCCGATGGAGCGCCGTTGGCCGTCTCATCACGCTGGTCCTCGTCCTCGATGCCATCCTGCCTCCCATGGCTCGGGCCGAGTGGTCGCTGAACGCCGGCCAAAAGGTCAGTTACACGACCGACGCGTTTCAATTTTCCGCTTCCCGGCGGCTCGCGCTCAGCGAAGATCCGACGCAACCGACCATCGTCCCCTTGGAGAAACCGCAGGATGTGGTCTGGGAGCCGATGGTGGAGGCGGTGCGTACCTCCTCCAATCGGTGGGGCGCCAACGAGTTGTCCATGAAAGCCGTCGGCTTCATCTTCACGGACAAACCGATCTTCAACCACGGGGAGTATCGCATCCAGGGCCGCCAGTGGCTCAACGACTCAACCTCGCTCCTCTTCCGCTACCGCTACGTGCCGAATCTGTTCTTGGGCCCCAACTTCGAGCGTCGATCCGGCCAACGGGCCATTCAAGAGGAGCGAGTGACGTCCCACCGGTGGCGGATGGAAGTGGAGCATCGACTGACCGAGCGATGGACGGCGACGCTGATCGGCCGTTTCGGGCTGCGCTTCTATAACGACGCGTTCGCCGAGCGGGACACGCACTTCTATGCGGCCGGGCCGCAGGTCAGCTATCGGGCAGCCTCCTGGGCGACCGTGGCCCTGGGGTATCTCTACGAGCGAGGCTTGGCCGAGGGCCGCGACGAACCGCAATTCCAGGACGACGTGTCCTATGTTCTCCACCTGCTCTCGGCGGGCGTGGAGTTTCGCCTCCTGCCCAAGCTCACGCTGAGCCTCATGTATCTGCATCTCCGCAAGGACTTCACCAGCGGCATCGCCGGAGATCCTCACGTCGGCCGGTTTGATCAGACCCATCAGGGCTGGGCCGAGCTGCGCTACCACCTCAGCTCGCGAGCGGCCCTCACGGCCAGTTTTCAACGGACCCAGCGGACGTCGACCAATATCGACCGGGACTTCCAGGATTCGATCTTTTCCATCGGCGGCCTCTATCAATTCTAA
- a CDS encoding cytochrome c codes for MIVDEATGEGTGRIRKTGKERAGNGLAAAHPGLTPGRQSPVVLFALRPGFMIGGCGDGLKDIRQYERGEAAESLPVIPDTRQAIRLSPAAQTEHQGAMVQHLQTMEGIVNALAAGDFWLAQMRAEAHPMFFERRMALVRQRMETYPLAFQELAVAHQAAADELARVIPSRDLVQILPRLSAVLQACSACHLAFRVERDNRGG; via the coding sequence ATGATCGTTGACGAGGCGACCGGCGAGGGGACCGGAAGGATCCGGAAGACAGGAAAGGAGCGTGCAGGCAATGGACTAGCAGCCGCCCATCCGGGCCTGACGCCCGGGAGGCAGTCACCGGTCGTGCTGTTTGCTCTGCGGCCGGGCTTCATGATCGGCGGTTGCGGTGACGGACTCAAGGACATCAGGCAGTACGAGCGTGGCGAAGCAGCCGAATCCCTGCCGGTGATCCCCGATACCAGGCAAGCCATCCGCCTATCACCCGCAGCGCAGACTGAGCATCAGGGGGCGATGGTTCAGCACCTGCAGACGATGGAGGGCATCGTCAATGCGCTGGCGGCGGGTGACTTCTGGCTGGCGCAGATGCGAGCGGAAGCCCATCCTATGTTTTTCGAACGGCGGATGGCCTTGGTCCGGCAGCGCATGGAGACCTACCCGCTGGCCTTTCAGGAACTAGCCGTCGCGCATCAGGCGGCGGCCGACGAGTTGGCCCGCGTTATTCCATCACGTGATCTCGTCCAGATCCTTCCACGGCTGAGCGCGGTATTGCAAGCCTGCTCAGCCTGTCATTTGGCCTTTCGTGTGGAACGGGACAACCGCGGAGGGTAA